A single genomic interval of Agrobacterium larrymoorei harbors:
- a CDS encoding EAL domain-containing protein translates to MSAIAYCLAYQHNLWLVLLAGALCFLSNLGSMLFLRAAGRSISYQRWTWICVMGFAGGFGIWSTHFVAMLAYDPGIVVGYDRDLTLLSLAVAFASTFTAGAVILVLPRSQGTIAAGLIFGFGVASMHFVGMAGMEVPGELVWDRNLVIASLTISWIAATIGFSISNTIVLSDKRIVTAASFLSLGIVLMHFTAMGALTLSPGINPVAHQGLSKSFLLIMIMLVSLSFLASGISAVTIAVRAARKALASEANFDVLVRGVTDYAIYMLDPTGVVTNWNAGAERFKGYKASEIIGSNFSIFYSQEDQKNGLPEHALHLARKNGRFEAEGLRYRKDGSSFYANVLIQPVYDDKGHQLGFAKITRDITEQKADRDRIVAVTRNLDLALENMIQGICLFDANEKLILSNQRYRSLFSFDDEFLKPGVSYWEIVRRGYEIALPDDPGFEERARAHYRKHIEAIRSGQNSLIHKMDGDHSILANFNLVVDGGWVATFEDITDRIRSEEHIAFLAKHDSLTKLPNRSALNDFLDYEVSVATRNNGHVAVIGVDLNKFKMINDQIGHHVGDKVLVELATRLSKLLKQNEMVARVGGDEFAAIKRYTDISEVQDFAERLSEALSIPVTLDHHKLTTGASIGVALFPEDGDAPDVLLANADLAMYRSKNSLTQKICFYDGNMDELARDRAKLAKDLWLGIENNEFHLHYQVQKSVLTGRITGYEVLLRWHHPERGNVSPVDFIGVAEECGAILPIGEWVLRQACHEAASWPNDLKVAVNLSPVQIAHADTVSLVISVLKETGLDPRRLELEITENSIIVDKQRAMNALNLIKALGVSIAIDDFGTGYSSLELLRSFPFDKIKLDRSFMVELQESDEARAMVRAILSLGQGLRIPVLAEGVETNEQLDILRTEGCQEAQGYLLGRPMPMAQQALAQVA, encoded by the coding sequence ATGTCTGCAATCGCCTACTGCCTGGCCTACCAGCACAATCTATGGCTCGTCCTTCTGGCGGGGGCTTTGTGCTTTTTGTCTAACCTCGGCTCCATGCTTTTCCTGCGTGCCGCCGGGCGTTCGATCTCGTATCAGCGCTGGACATGGATTTGCGTCATGGGGTTTGCAGGTGGCTTCGGCATCTGGTCGACGCATTTCGTTGCCATGCTGGCCTATGATCCGGGTATTGTCGTCGGCTATGATCGTGATCTGACGCTGCTTTCGCTTGCAGTGGCGTTCGCCTCGACATTCACAGCTGGCGCCGTCATTCTGGTGTTGCCGCGCAGCCAAGGAACGATTGCCGCAGGCCTCATCTTCGGCTTCGGCGTGGCCTCCATGCACTTCGTCGGCATGGCGGGTATGGAAGTTCCGGGCGAGCTCGTCTGGGACCGCAATCTCGTCATCGCATCGCTGACCATTTCCTGGATTGCCGCCACCATCGGTTTTTCCATTTCGAATACGATCGTCCTGTCCGACAAGCGCATCGTCACTGCGGCATCCTTTCTCTCTCTTGGCATCGTTCTGATGCACTTCACCGCCATGGGCGCGTTGACGCTCTCGCCGGGCATCAATCCGGTGGCGCATCAGGGGCTATCGAAGTCCTTCCTGCTCATCATGATCATGCTGGTATCGCTGTCATTTCTGGCATCGGGCATTTCAGCCGTCACGATTGCGGTGCGCGCTGCGCGCAAGGCGCTCGCATCCGAAGCCAATTTCGACGTTCTGGTACGCGGCGTAACCGATTATGCGATCTACATGCTGGACCCAACCGGCGTTGTCACCAACTGGAATGCAGGTGCCGAACGGTTCAAGGGCTACAAAGCCAGCGAAATCATCGGCAGCAATTTCTCCATTTTCTATTCGCAGGAGGACCAGAAAAACGGCCTTCCTGAACATGCCCTGCATCTTGCGCGCAAGAATGGCCGCTTCGAAGCAGAAGGGCTGCGCTATCGCAAGGACGGATCGTCCTTTTACGCCAACGTCCTCATTCAACCGGTCTATGACGACAAGGGCCATCAACTCGGCTTTGCCAAGATTACCCGCGACATCACCGAACAGAAGGCCGACCGCGACCGGATCGTTGCGGTCACGCGCAACCTCGATCTGGCGCTTGAAAACATGATTCAGGGCATCTGCCTGTTCGATGCCAATGAGAAGCTCATTCTCTCGAACCAGCGCTACCGGTCGCTCTTCAGCTTCGATGACGAGTTTCTCAAACCCGGCGTCAGCTACTGGGAAATCGTGCGTCGCGGTTACGAGATTGCGCTTCCTGACGATCCCGGTTTCGAAGAACGGGCGAGGGCGCACTATCGCAAGCATATCGAAGCCATTCGCTCCGGCCAGAATAGCCTCATCCATAAAATGGATGGCGATCATTCTATACTGGCGAATTTCAACCTCGTGGTAGATGGCGGCTGGGTCGCGACCTTCGAGGACATTACCGACCGCATTCGCTCGGAAGAGCATATCGCCTTCCTTGCCAAGCATGACAGCCTGACGAAGCTGCCCAATCGCTCCGCCCTGAACGACTTTCTGGACTACGAGGTTTCCGTTGCGACCCGCAACAACGGGCATGTGGCGGTGATCGGCGTCGATCTGAACAAGTTCAAGATGATCAACGACCAGATCGGCCATCATGTAGGCGATAAGGTTCTGGTCGAGCTTGCCACACGCTTGAGCAAGCTTTTGAAGCAGAACGAAATGGTCGCGCGTGTCGGCGGCGATGAGTTTGCGGCAATCAAGCGCTATACGGATATTTCGGAAGTGCAGGATTTTGCCGAACGTCTGTCCGAGGCTTTGAGCATTCCCGTTACCCTCGATCACCACAAGCTGACGACCGGAGCAAGCATCGGCGTTGCACTCTTCCCGGAAGATGGCGATGCGCCGGATGTGCTGCTGGCCAATGCCGATCTTGCCATGTATCGCTCCAAAAACAGCCTGACCCAGAAGATCTGCTTCTATGACGGCAACATGGATGAGCTTGCCCGGGACCGGGCGAAGCTTGCCAAGGATCTCTGGCTCGGCATCGAGAACAACGAATTCCATCTGCATTATCAGGTGCAGAAATCGGTTCTCACGGGTCGCATCACCGGTTATGAAGTGCTGTTGCGCTGGCATCATCCCGAACGCGGAAACGTCTCGCCGGTCGATTTTATCGGTGTCGCAGAAGAATGCGGTGCAATCCTTCCAATCGGTGAATGGGTTCTGCGCCAGGCATGCCATGAGGCGGCATCTTGGCCGAACGACCTGAAGGTCGCGGTCAATCTCTCTCCGGTCCAGATCGCTCATGCAGATACGGTGTCCCTCGTCATTTCCGTTCTCAAGGAAACCGGCCTCGATCCGCGAAGGCTCGAGCTGGAAATCACCGAGAACTCCATCATCGTCGACAAGCAGCGGGCGATGAACGCGCTCAACCTCATCAAGGCGCTAGGCGTATCGATTGCCATCGATGATTTCGGCACCGGTTATTCTTCGCTCGAACTGTTGCGCAGTTTCCCCTTCGACAAGATCAAGCTCGACCGCAGCTTCATGGTGGAGTTGCAGGAAAGCGATGAGGCCAGAGCGATGGTGCGCGCCATTCTCTCGCTCGGCCAGGGGCTGCGCATTCCCGTGCTTGCCGAAGGTGTGGAGACGAACGAGCAGCTGGATATCCTGCGCACGGAGGGATGTCAGGAAGCGCAGGGTTATCTCCTCGGGCGGCCCATGCCCATGGCGCAACAGGCTTTGGCGCAGGTCGCCTGA